The DNA sequence GCCGAACACGGCGAACTTCGCGATGCTCGTGATCATCTACACGGCGGCGGCCGACGGCCCCAAGTGGGCCTCGCGGTTCGCCCTCACCGGTGGTCTCGCGGCCGCCCCGCTGTCGCAGCTGCGCTGGCCGGAGCCGTCGACCGGCACGTGGGGCAACGTGCTCTACACCGTCTTCATGGTCGTGCCGTTCGCCCTCGCCTGGGTGCTCGGCGACTCGATCCGCACCCGCCGCGCCTACTTCGCGCAGCTGGAGGAGCGCGCCGCCCGCCTGGAGAAGGAGCGCGAGGCGCAGGCCAAGGTCGCGGTCGCGGCCGAGCGCGCCCGCATCGCCCGCGAGCTGCACGACGTCGTCGCGCACAACGTGTCGGTGATGGTCGTCCAGGCCGACGGCGCCGCGTACGTCCTGGACGCGGCGCCCGACCAGGCCAAGCAGGCCCTGGCGACGATCTCCGGCACCGGGCGCCAGGCGCTCGCGGAGATGCGCAGGCTGCTCGGCGTGCTGCGCACCGGCGAGCCCGAGGAGAGCGGGGAGTACGTCCCGCAGCCCGACGTCGAGCAGCTCGACGAGCTGATCGAGCAGGTGCGCGGCGCCGGTCTGCCGGTCGACTTCAAGGTCGAGGGCACCCCGCGCCCGCTGCCCAGCGGCGTGGAGCTGACCGCGTACCGCATCGTGCAGGAGGCCCTCACCAACACCCGCAAGCACGGCGGTGAGAACGCCGGTGCCAGCGTCCGGCTCGTCTACTTCGACGACGGCCTCGGGCTGCTCGTCGAGGACGACGGCAAGGGCGCCCCGCACGAGCTGTACGAGGACGGCGGCGCGGACGGCAGCGGGCACGGCCTGATCGGCATGCGCGAGCGCGTCGGCATGGTCGGCGGCACCCTGGACGCGGGGCCGCGGCCGGGGGGCGGATTCCGCATCAGTGCGCTGCTGCCACTCAAACCCGCACACTGACACCTGTCACCGGTGCGCCCCGGCCGTGCGGCCGTGGTTGACTCCGCCCGTGGCGTGTCGCCACCGAGTTTTGCCATCGATCCACCCCGAAGGGACCGTGTGATGTCCATCCGCGTGATGCTCGTCGACGACCAGGTGCTGTTGCGCACCGGATTCCGGATGGTCCTCGCCGCCCAGCCGGACATGGAGGTCGTCGCCGAGGCGGGCGACGGCGTGGAGGCCTTGCAGGAGCTGCGGGCCACGGCGGTCGACGTGGTGCTGATGGACGTGCGCATGCCGAAGCTGGACGGCGTGGAGACCACGCGCCGCATCTGCTCCGGGCCCAACCCTCCGAAGGTGCTGATCCTGACGACCTTCGACCTCGACGAGTACGCCTTCTCGGGCCTGAAGGCGGGCGCGTCCGGGTTCATGCTCAAGGACGTGCCGCCCGGCGAGCTGCTGGCCGCGATCCGGGCCGTGCACAGCGGCGACGCGGTGGTCGCGCCGTCCACGACGCGGCGCCTGCTCGACCGGTTCGCGCCGATGCTGCCGGGCTCGGCGCAGCCGCAGCACAAGGAGCTGGAGCGGCTCACCGAGCGCGAGCGCGAGGTCATGGTGCTCGTCGCCCAGGGGCTCTCGAACGGCGAGATCGCGGCGCGCCTCGTGCTGTCCGAGGCGACCGTGAAGACCCATGTGGGCCGCATCCTGACCAAGCTGGGCCTGCGGGACCGGGTGCAGGTCGTGGTGCTCGCGTACGAGACGGGCCTCGTGCGCGCGGGCGGCGGCGCGGGCTGAGCCCCTGACGGGGCCGCCCCTTCCCCTCCGGCGTTTGAGGACGAGCGCGTCAGCGCGAAACGCCGCTGCCCCGGCTAACGGAGCACGCCCTCGATGAACTCGCTGCCGAGCCGTGAGACCACGCCCAGGTCCAGCTGGTGCTGCACG is a window from the Streptomyces spectabilis genome containing:
- a CDS encoding sensor histidine kinase, translated to MQRLYDFLRRHPTGVDAFWAFVLLGLSGLSVVAVADSEGHDPTLLAIPVVIGLCLVVALRRRFTEHMLVLAAVIGAAQMAGDVRPNTANFAMLVIIYTAAADGPKWASRFALTGGLAAAPLSQLRWPEPSTGTWGNVLYTVFMVVPFALAWVLGDSIRTRRAYFAQLEERAARLEKEREAQAKVAVAAERARIARELHDVVAHNVSVMVVQADGAAYVLDAAPDQAKQALATISGTGRQALAEMRRLLGVLRTGEPEESGEYVPQPDVEQLDELIEQVRGAGLPVDFKVEGTPRPLPSGVELTAYRIVQEALTNTRKHGGENAGASVRLVYFDDGLGLLVEDDGKGAPHELYEDGGADGSGHGLIGMRERVGMVGGTLDAGPRPGGGFRISALLPLKPAH
- a CDS encoding response regulator, giving the protein MSIRVMLVDDQVLLRTGFRMVLAAQPDMEVVAEAGDGVEALQELRATAVDVVLMDVRMPKLDGVETTRRICSGPNPPKVLILTTFDLDEYAFSGLKAGASGFMLKDVPPGELLAAIRAVHSGDAVVAPSTTRRLLDRFAPMLPGSAQPQHKELERLTEREREVMVLVAQGLSNGEIAARLVLSEATVKTHVGRILTKLGLRDRVQVVVLAYETGLVRAGGGAG